The nucleotide sequence CAAGGGGCCGTACAGCCATGCCACTGGAGGGCCTGGATGCAAATACTATGGTCTTGGCCAGGGTCGGGTCGATCACGGTGCGATTCGTGTAGTAGGATACGAACTCGGGAGTCATGGTCATGAAATACTTATAGTTCTTGCCGCTCTTGCTGGTACAAGTCAGGGTGCGTCGGTTAGTGGAAACATGCTTCCAGCGAATCGCCAGGTCTTCCACTTTATGACGGATCGCCTCGTCGTCGAGCCCGGAGGCGTGAAGTTCGTTCAGCCAGTTCTTGGCCATGCCCAAGGTCTTGCCGGTCATGTCCCGGACGATGCCCGTGTAGTCGTGGTCGCGCAGGGTCTTGTACCAGAACTCCATCAGGGCCTTCGGGTTGGCCTTGCCGGCCGCGCTGAAAAGTGGCTCGGCGGCCCGCTTCTCTTGCTTCTTGACGGCATGCTCCCGGGTGGCTGCCTTGGCCTGTTTCACCATGCTCAGAAGATCGCCCATGAGACTCCTCGCAGTTTGTTTCACCATGTCGATGAAATCTTTTACCGCGTTGATCACGGTGTTTGCGATCGCGTCCACGAACTTGCACATGGTCTCGAAGGTCTTGCCCTGGAAGCTCTTATGGAGGGCCAGCATGCTCTCGCGGGAGACCGTACCGCGCTCCCGCCGGATGCCATCCTCGATGTGCTGGTTCGCCATCTGGAGGTTGATGGCA is from Fundidesulfovibrio soli and encodes:
- a CDS encoding replication protein, with protein sequence MIDVYVASNATRWETDEERKICADFRHLALDKLMIGGMFKGFTGVNPNTALAVYHYIIKRTLGFGKPYERITRKEIAEECRISVRTAQRVVNLMQERNQLRKMTAHSGSECFYAINLQMANQHIEDGIRRERGTVSRESMLALHKSFQGKTFETMCKFVDAIANTVINAVKDFIDMVKQTARSLMGDLLSMVKQAKAATREHAVKKQEKRAAEPLFSAAGKANPKALMEFWYKTLRDHDYTGIVRDMTGKTLGMAKNWLNELHASGLDDEAIRHKVEDLAIRWKHVSTNRRTLTCTSKSGKNYKYFMTMTPEFVSYYTNRTVIDPTLAKTIVFASRPSSGMAVRPLEEGEF